The Desulfohalovibrio reitneri genome contains a region encoding:
- a CDS encoding Gfo/Idh/MocA family oxidoreductase, whose amino-acid sequence MDKQNIAVVGTGYWGKNLVRNFHELGALRLVCDENPDALESMRQRFEGIDTTVSLSEVLGRDDVDGVVIATPAECHFHMAREALLAGKHVYVEKPLVLEEAHGRELIELAEERGRILMVGHLLHYHPAFVKLKEMAGSGELGRIDYIYSNRLNLGKIRREENILFSFAPHDISMILALAGEDPEEVMAAGGNYLHQRIADVTTTHLAFSTGLKAHIFVSWLHPFKEQKLVVVGEKKMAVFDDVQPWEDKLRVYSHAIRWEGGVPVPEKADPERVEVGRGEPLRSECQHFLECMATGKQPYTNGREGLRVLRVLNAAQRSLNGNGCRVPLAPAKAGEGEWFAHESAVIDPGVRVGRGSRIWHFSHLLPGTSLGERVNVGQNVVAGPDVTVGNGCKIQNNVSIYKGVTLEEDVFCGPSMVFTNVFNPRAAIRRMDELRPTLVRRGATLGANCTVVCGVTIGRYAMVGAGAVVTRNVPDHAQVLGNPARFAGWVCACAGKLDEDLSCPDCGAAYIESGQGLAPAAGENA is encoded by the coding sequence GTGGACAAACAAAACATAGCCGTCGTCGGCACGGGATACTGGGGGAAGAACCTTGTCCGCAACTTCCATGAGTTGGGGGCGTTGCGGCTGGTTTGCGATGAGAACCCGGACGCGCTGGAGTCCATGCGCCAGCGGTTCGAGGGCATCGACACCACCGTGTCCCTGTCCGAGGTGCTGGGCCGGGACGACGTGGACGGCGTGGTCATCGCCACCCCGGCGGAGTGCCATTTCCACATGGCCCGCGAGGCACTTCTGGCTGGCAAGCACGTTTACGTGGAAAAGCCCCTGGTGCTGGAGGAGGCGCACGGCCGCGAGCTGATTGAGCTGGCCGAGGAGCGGGGGCGCATCCTCATGGTAGGGCACCTGCTGCACTACCACCCGGCCTTCGTGAAGCTGAAGGAGATGGCCGGTTCGGGCGAGCTGGGCCGCATCGACTACATCTATTCCAACCGTCTCAACCTGGGCAAGATACGCCGCGAGGAGAACATCCTCTTCTCCTTCGCCCCGCACGACATCTCCATGATCCTGGCCCTGGCCGGGGAGGATCCGGAGGAGGTCATGGCCGCGGGCGGCAACTACCTGCACCAGCGCATCGCCGACGTGACCACCACCCATCTCGCCTTCTCCACCGGGCTCAAGGCGCACATCTTCGTCTCCTGGCTGCACCCCTTCAAGGAGCAGAAGCTGGTGGTGGTGGGCGAGAAGAAGATGGCCGTGTTCGACGACGTGCAGCCCTGGGAGGACAAGCTGCGGGTCTACTCCCACGCCATCCGCTGGGAAGGCGGTGTGCCCGTGCCCGAGAAGGCGGACCCGGAGCGGGTGGAGGTGGGCCGGGGCGAGCCGCTGCGCTCCGAGTGCCAGCATTTTCTGGAGTGCATGGCCACCGGCAAGCAGCCCTACACCAACGGCCGCGAGGGGCTGCGGGTGCTGCGAGTGCTCAACGCCGCCCAGCGCTCCCTCAACGGGAACGGCTGCCGGGTTCCCCTGGCCCCGGCCAAGGCCGGGGAGGGGGAGTGGTTCGCCCACGAGTCCGCGGTCATCGACCCCGGCGTGCGCGTGGGGCGTGGCTCCAGAATATGGCATTTCTCGCACCTGCTGCCCGGCACCAGCCTGGGCGAGCGGGTCAACGTGGGGCAGAACGTGGTGGCCGGGCCGGACGTGACCGTGGGCAACGGCTGCAAGATCCAGAACAACGTCTCCATCTACAAGGGCGTGACCCTGGAGGAGGACGTCTTCTGCGGCCCCAGCATGGTTTTCACCAATGTTTTCAACCCCCGGGCGGCCATCCGCCGCATGGACGAACTGCGCCCCACCCTGGTGCGCAGGGGCGCCACCCTGGGAGCCAACTGCACCGTGGTCTGCGGCGTGACCATTGGCCGCTACGCCATGGTGGGCGCGGGCGCGGTCGTCACCCGCAACGTGCCGGACCACGCCCAGGTGCTGGGCAACCCCGCCCGGTTCGCGGGCTGGGTGTGCGCTTGCGCTGGCAAGCTCGACGAGGACCTTTCCTGCCCCGACTGCGGGGCCGCATACATCGAATCGGGCCAGGGCCTCGCCCCGGCCGCCGGAGAGAACGCATGA
- a CDS encoding DegT/DnrJ/EryC1/StrS family aminotransferase, translating to MIPFIDLQAQKRRVETEARRRMDAVLEHGRFVMGPEVDELEKRLAEYVGVEHAVSCASGTDALLMPLMALDIGPGDAVLTTPFTFIATAEVISLLGATPVFVDIDPVTFNIDPDKLEAAIRAVEQNDSSIHTLPPNAGKLTAKAVIPVDLFGQAADYDRILPLCEKHGVAVIEDAAQSFGGRLGDRRCGSFGLCGATSFFPAKPLGCWGDGGAVFTDDAELAEKLTSVRVHGQGRDKYENVRVGINGRLDTLQAAVLLAKLDIFDDEIEARQKVAAAYAKGMAGLEGVVTPTVPENMLSAWAQYSLLTPGPQAREGLMAHLKEAGVPSVIYYPKPLHMQTAYAGLGYGEGDFPISEGVSRRIMSLPMHPYLEDGQIETICQAVRQGAENFA from the coding sequence ATGATCCCATTCATAGACCTGCAGGCGCAGAAGCGCCGCGTGGAAACCGAGGCCAGGCGGCGCATGGACGCCGTGCTGGAGCATGGCCGCTTCGTCATGGGGCCGGAAGTGGACGAACTGGAAAAGCGGCTGGCGGAGTACGTGGGCGTGGAGCACGCCGTGTCCTGCGCCTCGGGCACCGACGCCCTGCTCATGCCGCTCATGGCCCTGGACATCGGCCCGGGCGACGCCGTGCTGACGACGCCCTTCACCTTCATCGCCACGGCCGAGGTGATCTCCCTGCTAGGGGCCACGCCCGTGTTCGTGGACATCGACCCCGTGACCTTCAACATCGACCCGGACAAGCTGGAAGCGGCCATCCGGGCGGTGGAGCAGAACGACTCCTCCATCCACACCCTGCCGCCCAACGCGGGCAAGCTGACCGCCAAGGCGGTCATCCCGGTGGACCTCTTTGGCCAGGCCGCGGACTACGACCGCATCCTGCCCCTGTGCGAGAAGCACGGGGTGGCGGTCATCGAGGACGCGGCCCAGAGCTTCGGCGGCCGCCTGGGCGACCGCCGCTGCGGCTCCTTCGGGCTGTGCGGGGCCACCTCCTTCTTCCCGGCCAAGCCCCTGGGCTGCTGGGGCGACGGCGGGGCCGTGTTCACGGATGACGCGGAGCTGGCCGAGAAGCTGACCTCCGTGCGGGTGCACGGCCAGGGCCGGGACAAGTACGAGAACGTGCGCGTGGGCATCAACGGCCGGCTGGACACCCTGCAGGCGGCGGTGCTGCTGGCCAAGCTGGACATCTTCGACGACGAGATCGAGGCCCGGCAGAAGGTGGCTGCGGCCTACGCCAAGGGCATGGCGGGCCTGGAGGGCGTCGTCACCCCCACGGTGCCGGAGAACATGCTCTCGGCCTGGGCGCAGTACTCCCTGCTCACCCCCGGCCCCCAGGCGCGCGAGGGGCTCATGGCCCACCTCAAGGAGGCCGGGGTGCCCTCGGTCATCTACTACCCCAAACCCCTGCACATGCAGACCGCCTACGCCGGGCTGGGCTACGGGGAAGGGGACTTCCCCATCAGCGAGGGCGTCTCCAGGCGCATCATGAGCCTGCCCATGCATCCGTATCTTGAGGACGGGCAGATCGAAACCATCTGCCAGGCCGTGCGCCAGGGCGCGGAAAACTTCGCGTGA
- the wecB gene encoding non-hydrolyzing UDP-N-acetylglucosamine 2-epimerase, whose product MSVLTVVGARPQFIKAAPVRAALARAGVAERLVHTGQHYDHAMSQVFFDELDIPPAEANLAVGSGGHGEQTGRMLALLESEMQAHRPGAVLVYGDTNSTLAGALAAAKLRIPVAHVEAGLRSFNRDMPEEINRVLTDHCSDLLFCPTDAAVANLRAEGVTGGVHQVGDTMYDVVLAFEKRAREKSTILKRLGLEEKGYLAATLHRPANVDDPKRLRAALAALAGCGRPVVLPVHPRTRARMEALPGWDPEGWGDLRFVDPLGYLDMLRLVSGAAKLVTDSGGLQKEAYFLGVPCVTVREETEWVETVEAGWNTLAGAAPDRLARAVAEFEPSGERPALYGRGDAADRIADILKTTLAA is encoded by the coding sequence GTGAGCGTCCTGACGGTCGTCGGGGCCAGGCCCCAGTTCATCAAGGCCGCCCCGGTGCGGGCGGCCCTGGCCCGGGCGGGCGTGGCCGAGCGGCTGGTGCACACCGGCCAGCACTACGACCACGCCATGTCCCAGGTCTTTTTCGACGAGCTGGACATCCCCCCGGCCGAGGCCAACCTGGCCGTGGGCTCCGGCGGCCACGGCGAGCAGACCGGCCGCATGCTGGCCCTCTTGGAGTCGGAGATGCAGGCGCACCGGCCCGGCGCGGTGTTGGTCTATGGCGACACCAACTCCACCCTGGCCGGGGCGCTGGCCGCTGCCAAGCTGCGCATCCCCGTGGCCCATGTGGAGGCGGGGCTGCGCTCCTTCAACCGCGACATGCCGGAGGAAATCAACCGCGTCCTCACCGACCACTGCTCCGACCTGCTCTTTTGCCCCACGGACGCGGCCGTGGCCAACCTGCGCGCCGAAGGCGTGACCGGGGGCGTGCACCAGGTGGGCGACACCATGTACGACGTGGTGCTGGCATTCGAGAAACGTGCCAGGGAGAAGTCCACCATCCTCAAGCGTTTGGGCCTGGAGGAGAAGGGCTACCTGGCGGCCACCCTGCACCGCCCGGCCAACGTGGACGATCCGAAGAGGCTGCGGGCAGCGCTCGCCGCCCTGGCCGGGTGCGGCCGCCCGGTGGTGCTGCCGGTCCACCCCCGCACCCGCGCCCGCATGGAGGCCCTGCCCGGCTGGGACCCCGAGGGGTGGGGCGACCTGCGCTTCGTCGATCCCCTGGGCTACCTGGACATGCTGCGGCTGGTCTCGGGCGCGGCCAAGCTGGTCACGGACTCCGGCGGTCTGCAGAAGGAGGCCTACTTCCTGGGCGTGCCCTGCGTCACCGTGCGGGAGGAGACCGAATGGGTGGAGACGGTGGAGGCGGGCTGGAACACCCTCGCGGGCGCGGCCCCGGACAGGCTGGCCCGGGCGGTGGCGGAGTTCGAACCGTCGGGCGAACGCCCCGCCCTGTATGGCCGGGGCGATGCGGCGGACCGCATCGCGGACATCCTCAAGACGACCCTCGCGGCTTGA
- the asnB gene encoding asparagine synthase (glutamine-hydrolyzing): MCGIAGIFDPSGGDLAPLAGRMADALSSRGPDGRGEWGGGAAALGHRRLAILDLSQAGAQPMASASGRFRIAYNGEIYNFRELRAELEAEGVGPFRTGTDTEVLLEAVEHWGLEDALGRCIGMFAFALWDERVKELALVRDRLGVKPLFYAKGEGGQLLFGSELKALAEHPAFNREIEPAALTLYLRHNYVPDPYCIHRDAAKLPPGHLLTARLEGDKVVVDGPRPWWSAREAWQRGLENPFSGDAAEAAGEVRRILEDAVRLRLVADVPVGVLLSGGVDSSLVAALAARHHAEPLRTFTIGFSDSALDESAHARTVAEHLGCRHTERVLEPSAVRELVPDLPKLWDEPFADASQAPTLLVSRLAREHVTVALAGDGGDELFLGYARYFWARHFEHVERFPRPLRLAAATLCKAWPGACFNLAGERGRKLRWRAGLLASRDFKAFYRDLVSHEPEPARLVPGGSEPPTPLTDPAWNPAGLDRYRRMSLWDVGTYLPGDILTKTDRASMGCGLEARVPLLDHRLVELAASLPPDLNLDVEGGGKAVLKDVLADLLPPELTTRPKQGFGVPLPEWLGGELKPWAEDLLSPNALSHGLLDTQGVRSLWSGFKECDTSRASLLWNVLMFQAWLEERRG, translated from the coding sequence ATGTGCGGCATTGCGGGCATCTTCGACCCCTCCGGCGGCGACCTGGCCCCCCTGGCCGGGCGCATGGCCGACGCCCTGTCCTCGCGCGGCCCGGACGGACGCGGCGAGTGGGGCGGCGGCGCGGCCGCCCTGGGCCACCGCCGCCTGGCCATCCTCGATCTCTCCCAGGCCGGGGCGCAGCCCATGGCCTCGGCCTCCGGCCGCTTCCGCATCGCCTACAACGGCGAAATCTACAATTTCCGCGAACTGCGCGCCGAGCTTGAGGCGGAAGGCGTCGGCCCCTTCCGCACCGGCACGGACACCGAGGTGCTGCTGGAGGCGGTGGAGCACTGGGGGCTGGAGGACGCCCTGGGCCGCTGCATTGGCATGTTCGCCTTCGCCCTGTGGGACGAGCGGGTCAAGGAACTGGCCCTGGTGCGCGACCGCCTGGGCGTCAAGCCGCTCTTCTACGCCAAGGGGGAGGGCGGGCAGCTCCTCTTCGGCTCGGAGCTCAAGGCCCTGGCCGAGCATCCCGCCTTCAACCGGGAGATCGAGCCCGCCGCCCTGACCCTGTACCTGCGGCACAACTACGTGCCTGACCCCTACTGCATCCACCGGGACGCGGCCAAGCTGCCACCGGGCCACCTGCTCACAGCCCGGCTGGAGGGCGACAAGGTGGTCGTGGACGGCCCCCGCCCCTGGTGGTCCGCCCGCGAGGCGTGGCAACGCGGCCTGGAGAATCCCTTCTCCGGCGACGCGGCCGAGGCCGCCGGGGAAGTCCGGCGCATCCTGGAGGACGCGGTGCGCCTGCGGCTTGTGGCCGACGTGCCCGTGGGCGTGCTGCTCTCCGGCGGGGTGGACTCCTCCCTGGTGGCCGCGTTGGCCGCCCGCCACCACGCGGAACCCCTGCGCACCTTCACCATCGGATTTTCCGACTCCGCCCTGGACGAGTCCGCCCACGCCCGGACCGTGGCCGAACACCTGGGCTGCCGCCACACCGAGCGGGTATTGGAGCCCTCCGCCGTGCGCGAGCTGGTGCCGGACCTGCCCAAGCTCTGGGACGAGCCCTTCGCCGACGCCTCCCAGGCCCCCACCCTGCTGGTCTCGCGGCTGGCGAGGGAGCACGTCACCGTGGCCCTGGCCGGGGACGGCGGGGACGAACTTTTCCTTGGCTACGCCCGCTATTTCTGGGCCCGCCATTTCGAGCACGTGGAGCGTTTTCCCCGCCCCCTGCGCCTGGCGGCCGCCACCCTGTGCAAGGCCTGGCCAGGGGCCTGCTTCAACCTGGCCGGGGAGCGGGGCCGCAAGCTGCGCTGGCGGGCCGGGCTGCTGGCCTCCCGTGACTTCAAGGCCTTCTACCGCGACCTGGTCTCCCACGAGCCCGAACCCGCCCGCTTGGTGCCCGGCGGCTCCGAGCCGCCCACCCCCCTGACCGACCCGGCCTGGAACCCCGCCGGGCTGGACCGCTACCGCCGTATGAGTTTGTGGGACGTGGGCACCTACCTGCCGGGCGACATCCTGACCAAGACCGACCGCGCCTCCATGGGCTGCGGCCTGGAGGCGCGGGTGCCGCTTCTGGACCACCGGCTGGTGGAGCTGGCCGCCTCCCTGCCGCCGGATTTGAACCTGGACGTGGAGGGCGGCGGCAAGGCCGTGCTCAAGGACGTGCTGGCCGACCTGCTGCCCCCGGAGCTGACCACCCGCCCCAAGCAGGGCTTCGGCGTGCCCCTGCCCGAGTGGCTGGGCGGGGAGCTGAAACCCTGGGCCGAGGACTTGCTTTCCCCGAACGCCCTGTCCCACGGCCTGCTGGACACCCAGGGGGTGCGCTCCCTGTGGTCCGGTTTCAAGGAGTGCGACACCTCCCGCGCCTCCCTGCTGTGGAACGTGCTCATGTTCCAGGCTTGGCTGGAGGAGCGCCGTGGCTGA